One Brevinematia bacterium DNA window includes the following coding sequences:
- a CDS encoding TrkA C-terminal domain-containing protein → MKVFLIGEGDIVDIIVEEFIKNNVDVYLVSSEPHPSLTESYEKVEDYSKLDENFFREKEVDSFDKCIIALREEKILEMINISSLLAQLGADVLAILPNRKYESIFNKLGINFTVPSYDTAFKTVGEILLKSGPVENVLPFVEDYFVARVNIPPDSKICNKKVSELDLRNKFNISIIVAFRKDYVLLEKGVLKGFEEKIDVKAHTVLTENMSIIIVGPLDGIKKFIDYLYYES, encoded by the coding sequence ATGAAAGTGTTTCTGATCGGCGAAGGAGACATAGTTGATATCATAGTGGAGGAGTTCATCAAGAACAATGTTGATGTTTACCTTGTTTCTTCCGAACCTCACCCTTCGTTAACCGAAAGCTATGAAAAGGTTGAGGACTACTCAAAATTGGATGAAAACTTCTTCAGAGAAAAAGAGGTGGATTCTTTTGATAAGTGCATAATCGCCCTTAGGGAAGAGAAAATCCTAGAGATGATAAACATATCCTCTCTCCTAGCCCAACTCGGAGCAGATGTTCTAGCAATCCTCCCCAACAGAAAATACGAAAGCATCTTCAATAAGCTTGGCATAAATTTTACAGTTCCTTCTTATGACACTGCTTTCAAGACTGTAGGTGAAATCCTTTTAAAATCTGGACCTGTAGAGAACGTCCTACCATTCGTTGAAGACTATTTCGTTGCTAGAGTCAATATTCCTCCAGACTCAAAAATATGCAATAAGAAAGTTAGTGAACTTGACCTTAGAAACAAATTCAACATAAGCATAATAGTTGCCTTTAGGAAAGATTACGTTCTTCTAGAGAAAGGTGTTTTGAAAGGTTTTGAGGAGAAAATTGATGTTAAAGCTCACACGGTTTTAACTGAGAATATGTCAATAATAATTGTAGGGCCACTTGACGGAATAAAGAAATTCATTGACTACCTTTATTATGAAAGCTAA
- a CDS encoding ABC transporter permease, with translation MRNILNVFAILGRAFYEALAYVGELAIFSYSVLKNFFRKPFYKKELLEALVEIGYKSLPIVVTISFFTGMIMTLNVGKSMDNIVKGTSQYIGSGIMLVMIKEFGPVLTAVALISRVGAGITAQISTMKATEQLDALKIMSISPIRFLVVPKVLGMVIMMPFISSIAVVSGVLGGMVMAVIYLDQSVFTYIDKTLFVLRSRHILDMIIKSSILGFFIGIVSCFYGMRSEGGAKGVGVFTTKSVVASVVTIVIIDYIVTYILMMIK, from the coding sequence ATGCGTAATATATTGAATGTTTTTGCAATATTGGGGAGAGCATTCTATGAAGCATTGGCGTATGTTGGGGAGCTTGCTATATTCTCCTACAGCGTTTTGAAAAACTTTTTCAGAAAACCCTTTTATAAAAAAGAACTTCTTGAAGCATTAGTAGAAATAGGCTATAAATCGCTACCAATAGTCGTCACGATATCATTCTTCACGGGAATGATAATGACATTGAATGTTGGTAAAAGCATGGACAACATCGTCAAAGGTACTTCACAGTATATAGGTTCTGGAATAATGCTTGTTATGATAAAAGAGTTTGGACCTGTGCTTACAGCAGTAGCATTGATAAGTAGAGTAGGAGCGGGTATAACCGCACAAATTTCAACAATGAAGGCAACAGAACAACTAGATGCCCTGAAAATCATGTCAATTTCTCCCATTAGGTTTCTAGTAGTGCCTAAAGTCCTAGGAATGGTTATAATGATGCCTTTTATCTCGTCCATTGCCGTAGTTTCAGGTGTGCTTGGAGGAATGGTAATGGCAGTGATCTACCTGGACCAAAGCGTTTTTACCTACATAGACAAAACACTATTCGTCCTACGCTCTAGACATATACTGGATATGATAATAAAAAGCTCAATTCTTGGTTTCTTCATAGGAATAGTCAGTTGCTTCTACGGAATGAGATCTGAGGGGGGAGCTAAAGGCGTAGGAGTTTTTACTACAAAGTCCGTCGTTGCCTCAGTAGTAACCATAGTAATCATTGACTATATAGTAACATACATTCTCATGATGATAAAATAG